A segment of the Sander lucioperca isolate FBNREF2018 chromosome 7, SLUC_FBN_1.2, whole genome shotgun sequence genome:
TTTATTCACttttccctcctcttcctccacagtTGGTGTACAGCGGCTACAGCAAGGAAACCTTGGGCCTGCGGGAGCTTCAACTGAGCGTGCTCAGTGCCGAGTCGCTGCGTGAGAACTACTTTCTGGGCGGCATCACGCTCAGACTCAAAGACTTTGACCTCAGCAAGGAGACGGTCAAGTGGTACAAACTTACGGCCGTCCCCTACTTCTAACCCATCGTTGCCTCTCCCAAAGCCGGGGACAACTCCTTGTCTCCAGACAAAAAGCTGCATTCACATCATATGGGAAAGGTGGCGGATGCGGCCTTACTTGAAAATACTGGTCACTGCAGTTTTCAGTTCATAAAAATACTACTTCAGAACTTGGGGGTCTGGAGATGGACCCTCATTTTTGCAAGGATTTTTGCCATCATTAAATTTCAAATATAAGCAGTGatatttttaatttcaaatttaACAAACCAAATGGACTTTTTCTTTTAGATGACTCATGTTGTAATAAGTATTTTCATGGCAAGAAACAGCTGTGCTTGTGGCTGAAAAACATGCATCATTAAGTACATGTGTTGAACAACTGATCAGTAATAACCTGATTCTTCAGAATTTCATCATGGTATCTTGGCAGATTCAAACAAGGTTGAACACACCAAGTCATtgcttattattataataataataataataataatcatgttGCTTCAGCGGTTATTCCCATATGACATGAATGCAGACTTAAAAACTCCTTCAGACGCACCCTCAAAGGGCGACCGAAGAGGCCGATTCACAAACCCTCAAAGGCGAGACTGCTCTCCATTCTTTACcatttttccttctttaactaATTAAGATTGTTTCTGTGACAAACAATCTCCACTTATTTTGTCTCTATTTTTCCTAAACTATAACGAAGAGCTGTaatgttttgtacattttgatATTAGAGGACCAAAACGGCTTACTTTCAGAAGAGTATATATAGattgacacatttattttttaaggaaTAGAAAGGGggttcatttttacattttccttgtttattttctatttagACAAATATGAGGCATCAGGGTTTCCTGCTTTGCAGCAGACACTTCTGGGTAGAGTAGTCACACACCAGATTCTATGAAATCAACAGTGACCTTATGATTTCCCAAGAATGTGCCAAAAGTAATGACAAGGACGGCAAATCAAACCACTCTCCCAAGTAGGGAGCTGAACAGGGGGCCCATGTCTGTACTCACAATCCCTTTCTAATGCTCAACTTGGCCTTATTgctatatacattttattaacaATGTGATATGTCCTTATTAAAGAAAAATCTATATTCTTTAAAGCTATATCAGTAGTTCTGCCAGAGCAGGTCTGGTGCTGGACCGGCACCGTAAAAGTTTTTTATAATGGTGAACTGCCACTAAATGCACACTACCAGGTATTTCTCTTATGTTATTACTTGACTATTTTCACACAGCACACCTTAAAGGGGAAATTGTATCATACGCTTTGGAACACGCTCTTGTCTGTGCTCTGGATGAAGAGATTATGGTTGACCCATTGGGCTCAGTTCGGTGTTTCCTTCAGGTGGTTCAAAACCATAATTTTTCAAATTGCAGTTTATGGACTGAGTTAAAACTGGGAGACTGAGAGTCTGGACCTGAGGCTGTCAGAGGCAGCAATACCACACTCACTCCCAGTGCCTTAGAGTGGTGTAATGACGCCTCGATGAGTAACTGGGTAAAATGTTTGCAATAACTTAAACTGCCAGTGAAGTCCAGATCCAGCCAGGCTTTATGATATTTAAGTGAGAAAACATTCTGATGAACTGTCAGGCAAACTGAACACAGATCAATGCTGAAAAGGCAACTTTGACATAAAACATCTTCACAAAAAGGGAACAAGATTCTGAGCGTTAGCTGCTTTCCTCTATACTCGCTAACTATAAATCTAAAGTTGTTAATgtttaataaagaaaataaatgtatcTGAAAAGGTTTTTTTAAGAGAAGATCTACAAGACGATTATGATCTAAGAGCATCACTCACACTATGAATATTAGTGACTTGATCTACTCTTTTAGTGACTgtacaaagaaagaaagcagaGTTTGTATTAACATGGCCAGTTATTTATTCTTAATTGGTGACCTGTAACCCGAATGGATCAGTGTGTACTGTAATCCCTCTTTTCCCAaagcaaataaaatgttttggaaCAAATATGATATGactctttgtttgtttctgtataACACTAAGACACTGAGCACCGACTGCCTTATCTATTTTTACCCAAAGAGTGTGTAACATATAAGATTTGTATTCGATCAAACCAGTTACATGGTGTAACTACAGTTGGGCGATGAATACCTCCCATCGATGCAGATGTGAGTTTGGCTAGTTCAAGCTACTTCGATTGTATTTAATGAAGAATTCCCCATCTGCATTGAGCTAGCTGCTCGAGGACATTTTGACAGGTGGAGCTGgagatcgaaccaccaacctctctctaccacctgagctGCAGCAGCCCCCATCCATGAAACAATGCTATTCTAAGTAGTTTGTATGGTATCTGAATCGACTCagttaagaaaataaatacCTTATGTATTTTCCCCCAGAGCACAGACACCATCCAGCAATCTTATATTGGAACACTACCTGGCCACAGGTTCATCATCTGTTAGGTAGTAATCTCATTAAATTTAGATTGTCAAGGGATATGCATAAATAAGCGTGATATAAATGATTGGGGCTTTAGAAAGAGATTTTGACACAGGACCCCTCCACATGACAGAGCCTCCAGACCAAACAAAGTCCCCTCCTAAAAATCCATGCAATTTAAGTCAATATTGTGCTTACACAATATTGCAATATTGTAAAATGTATCCCCAAACAAAAACTGTTACACACAGTAAACTTGAGGCCTCTGGTACTCCAATGGTCCTTGGGCATTGCTTTGCTCAGTCAGTAATCTAGCCTTGTTTTCAGCAATATTAATACAATAATTGTTTTCATGATTTTGTTACTGTATATTAACGTTGTTATAAAGTTTAAACAGAATTATAATAACCTGAAATATGTACTTACTTACGGGTAACACAGACTGGGGAGGAATATTCAGTAATTATTGGTGACTATTTAGTGGCATCTAACCAGAGTAAAAACCAAATTATCTTGCATGACTTTCAAAAACGTCGCTGCCACTCCAATGGATCCCTACATGACTAaataaaattatcaatttgatcATTCGTGTCTTCTCATAACATCGTGAACGTTAAGAGCGTCAATAAAGCTTTTCGCTACGTCATTGCGTCACTTCCGGCGCAGGCGCAAAATACCATTTTCTGTCGCGTGTGCGGCCTCTCTTCCTCTACCGCCATCATGGGTCGCATGCACGCTCCCGGGTGAGCTCTCTTTTTATCATTTAAAGTTAAAATATTGTTTCGACAGATCACTTTTGATGGCACGATATGGCTTGTAAACGTGTTATGGATATCCTAGGACCAAATTGAGCTTTTTTGTCCAGCCTAGAAGCATGAAAATAACTTAGATATACGCACCCTCAAATCGACATCCAtctccagctagctagctaatgttagcttgcctTCGCTAACGGCACTACCAGCTCACCACGATTTGACTTAAGCCAGACCTTTTAACTAGACACTAATAGTTTACACATTCACAGCCCAAATGCAATATGTGTCCGTTATGTTTAAGAAATGAAATCCTTGTAACTTAAGCCTTTGACGGCAAGACTTAAATAGCTAGCTAACCCTAACACGAGTgcaaagctagcgttagcccaGCCGTCAAccattaacgttacctgcccAGGTTTGCAGATAGCTCCTAGAAATGTTTCCTTCAATGCTTTTAAGCATGCCTGTAATGTTTGCTTTCTCCGTCAAACTGCCAATGTGTTAAACCAGTCGCATGTCTTTCTTTCCTACAGAAAGGGCTTGTCCCAGTCAGCTCTGCCTTACAGGCGCAGTGTTCCCACTGTGAGTATAAAATCATTGTTTAAGTCGCACACAgtgactgtaaaaaaatatttctaaacCGATTTGATCAGTTGGTAAATCATTTAAACATTACTTGCAGTGGCTGAAGCTCACATCCGATGATGTTAAAGAGCAGATCTTCAAGCTGGCCAAAAAGGGCCTGACCCCCTCTCAGATTGGTAAGTGTTAACTACTCTAAGGTTAGGTATAGAAATGTACTAAAGTATTATTGTATGCTTATGCAGAAAAGTAAACATGACCACGAAGTGTGTTGATGACTGCCAACTGTAGGTGATATGCAGGACAAAGTCATCATCTGCAGTTGCAGTGGTATAGGCCTCAGATTAAGATTTCAGTGTTTGTAGAATTTGTGATCCTCTGGTTtgtattataatttatactttattaatcctgcaaggaAAATTACGTTTTCACTCTGTTATGGTACACATTACACataggcctgaaatacacacacatgctcagtacctatacatgcactaatggagagatgtcagagtgagggccAGCTGCAGCTGGACAGGCACCccaagcagttgggggttcggtccctttctcaagagcaccttggcagtgcacTGGAGGGGAACCTCTCCAGCTACTCGTCCACCACCATGCTTTGGTCTGTGTGGGGACTTGATCCAGCGACCCTGTGGTTTCCAACCCagctccctacagactgagttACTGCCACCCCCAGAATTGAGACTGTCAATGATTGCAGAACTAGcatatttgctttctttcaTAAAATGTGGCTGAACCTTTTACAGTCTGTGGGGTTAACGCAGTTGTTAATTGAAGACTTCATTACAGTAAAATTGGTTGTTTTCTTTGTGGCCTGTTTAATAACTTAAGCAGGTTTACATTGCTTTAGTGTTGGTAGAGCAGATGTTACTGCTGTTAACTTGTCCAGTCAATACAGATCATTTTTCGACATCTCACTGTTAACCACTTTAACCAGATTCAATTAGTTTGGACAAAGCCACGAAGGCCATTGTATTCAGCTACTAAAGGGAACCAGGACTATATGTAGCATTTGCTGTTTTATGAACTTCATCCATTGGAATGTAGGACTACAGAACAGAAGAGCAGTCTGTCTGGTCAGCAATCTGTCCACAGTAGGTGGCAGGAAAAGCATAAGAAGGGACTGATTAAGTACAATTTGGAATTTGTGTTGTACCATCTTTCTCTATTAATTACATACTTTAGTGGACTTTTTAAGTCACACCCCTTTTCTACTTACAATTTTATACAAAATTGCATTGCCTTTATCAAGGGCACAGAGTAAATTTGGGACATTTTCTGACCAACTATAGCCTACGAGTTGTCATTGGTGGTTTTATTAATCAGTACATAAAGAAACCAGTGTTTTTCTGGTGCAAAACAAAAAGACTAACATTCAGTAGGAGTGACACAAACATTCAGGCTGCACATAAGGTGATAAAAATGAGGTTTAAtagaaaaatataataaatagaaGCCTCCCTTCAACAAACCGTGTTAGAAAACAGTCCAGTCACGGTTGTTTACTCTACTGAATAAGATCATTTTTGTTAGCGTTTATAtaaatttacagaaatgtttttcaatatttgatatttatcttatatttaatatataagaTATTTGATCTGATACCTTGCTCAATTATTGTATCTATATTTAGGTCTGAAGAAACTTATTTTAGCTTGGCACCAGCTCAATATCATTGACATAAGCTGTTATGTTGCAAATCTGGTTTGATAACCGCATTTACGACAAACTTTAAGttgtttgctttaaaaaaaaaaaaaaaatgtatctgggTGGGTTAGTTTAAGAGGAGGAAGTAGATAATGATCCAAGTTAAGCTACTCCTAAGTTTGCTCTGACTACTGTATTACTATCTATTACTCTGTTGAAATTGTTAttggttattttatttttatcataAGAAAGCTGACACTGGATGAATAAAGCAGTTTGTGAGCAACCTACTGTGTCAGTTTCAAGCCTGTTTGTTGCCTTGTCTAGGTGTGATTCTGAGGGACTCCCATGGTGTGGCCCAAGTACGTTTCGTCACTGGCAACAAGATCCTGAGGATCCTTAAGTCCAAGGGTCTGGCCCCTGACCTGCCTGAGGATCTCTACCACCTTATCAAGAAGGCTGTGGCAGTCAGGAAGCATctggagagaaacagaaaggtaTAACAAGACTAGGTCAAATATTGAGACCATTAATGGTCctattcactttttttattattattattggcatCTCAATATGGCTGTcaaaattggccaaaatgaTTTTTCGACAATTcctttgaataaaacacatgGGTTCAAACATATTTCAACGTAAACATGTATTTTATGGATCAACATACctacacattaaaaaaataactctgGAGagtgcaggaggcaggacatgagGCAAATTACACTATCATGTACCCAGTttgtaatttggtcataaatgaGTCTCTTGTCGTTCCTTGAATTTGTCTAAAGATTTTCGGCTTCGCACCTTACCCAAGTTTTTTCACAATCCAATATTGAGTTTATTAAAATTGAGTAGATAAGAATTTTGAGTTTCAGTGgagattttgttttaaatttggCATTAGTTTCATGAAATTTGGCAACCGTTTTAAAATTGTGCTTTTAGTATTGGCAGCTATTAGGGTTTACATGGGTGGGTGCACATATTCAGTAATACAGAACATGTTACACGTCATAcataaccatttttttttttaccttactTGCAGGACAAGGATGCCAAGTTCCGCCTGATTCTGATTGAAAGCAGGATCCACAGGCTGGCCCGTTACTACAAGACCAAGAGAGTACTGGCCCCCAACTGGAAGTAGTATGTATTGGTTTTGCTTTGGGAAGCTTTCCTTTTTGGTTTTTGTTTCCATTCCATTTctgttaaacatttaaacttAATGATGTCATAGACTTAGTAACTGATCCACATGGGCTACATGCCTGTAAAGATGCACAAATCATTGTCCTGCTCTTCCCTTTATTGAGAGTAGTGATATTTCTGTTGTGCTAGAAAAATCTGGAGGTAAATTAGCAGAGTGGCTACTTGGTGCCACCTCTGCCAGTCCCCTTCACACAATGGAATtatacattttgttgttttctactATATTAATTCACATTTGAGGCATTTGACTAACTTTCATACTGGATTTTATTTAGTTGGTAATCATAACTAAATATATGGATTGTTACTGATTATGACAGTAGAAACTGACACTTTATATTTCCACAGTGTTATCCTTGCAATGTAAACTAGTCCTACATTGTTTCCTTTAGAAGTTATAAGTATACTGTGGTGCTTATTTTGAGGAGTGCTCCCTCTAATGGCatgttttctctttgtttacAGTGAGTCCTCTACAGCTTCTGCTCTGGTGGCATAAACGCTACTTTTTTGGAttaataaaaagatataaattGGAACTTGTTCTGttgtcttttttaaattaccatGTGTTTACAGATCTACAGATTCTCACAATCTAGTGGCCAAAATAGTGTAACCATTAGTTTAGGCTTTGATAGTCTGTATATGGGAATGgaaactttaaataaataatttggaACTGAAATTGAACTGCAGTTTTGAAGTAATTTTTGCTATTCATTTGCTTACCATCTTTGAAAACTTACTACCATTTAAATTCCCTAATTTCGTTTTCATGTCCTTTTATTAAACGAATGTGAGATGTGAGCTGCTATAAAGGGTTTTCCTGGTAGTGGTGGAAATTACGGGCAGTTTCCATGCGTCACACGTTACGTGACCCGAAGGAGGTTTTGTTACGTGAGGGGCGTGTGGTTTGATGAGTGACAACCACCATGTCCAATCACAGCTTCGCTTGACTTGACGCTTTCTACCTTAAAAGGAATGGTGTTGCAATCTCGAGACATTCGCctcttcaacaacaacaacgaacACAGCTGTCAAACATGGAGAAAATACATGAGATTATTTGACGAAGGAGATCAAAATATGGCACCTACTTGCCGGAAAATGAAGCGACAGCACATCGACGCATATCTGTCACTGACAAATACGCGAAATCTGTTGGTTTTTGACGAGGAATACCAGAATACGTGAGGATTGTTGTCAGTACTACAGCCATAATCCAAgttgaaggaaaagaaaatgtcGACGGTCGTAGGTTCCGAGAACGGTTCTGAACGGACGGCGATGGAGAGGTTCGGTAGCGGAGGGATGGCGCTTCTGCCTTGGACTAAACAAATGCTCACCGTACTTTGGGAACAGCTTCGGCTGCTGGTTCAGGTCATATACTACACCTTCATGTCAGGTAAGAAACAAAGTCAAATAAATACTTATGTTGTTGGTCTGATTTTGTTTATTAGCTTTTAACGCCACTCATTTGTGTTGTGACCGTTGTAACTGGTTTACAGTCGATACTCACCTTTTTGTAAGTATCGTTAACCATATAACGTTAACGAAAATTCACAATACAAATCCACTATAACATTTAGAACCCTTGAATGTCCTTACCAGTCATATAAGGTGTTTGTTGTTCCCAGTTATCTATTTTTTTGGGATACGTGAGTTTGTTTACGTCCTAATCCatccagctaacgttaacgttattgtACTTCCCATTCTAATACATGAATGCTCCCTGTAAAGTCCCTGGTACTCCAAAGTGAAGTAGGATTGTTATGGTATAAATCGTGAAGCACAGTCCTGCTGTCAGAATGAACTGGTCAAAACAAGTATCGTCAAATTTAACATGGATTCGTGCCATCTCTGACAAAATGGCATGACCAGATGTACTTCTGATAACAATGGGTCAATATCAATGGGTTTGGGTAAAATTAAAATCCGCATCACCCAGCCATATAGTGGTTGTATTCTTATGGTCTTTAATCAAGGGCATTTTTTGAAAGCATAAAACAAAGAAGCcaaagcatttttattttatttttaatagttGTTTTTTAATAGTTTGTGTCATGATGACCTAAAAGAAGATCATAGTGTAACTTAAACCATTCtcttttgaattgaatttaaaccCACTAACATTTTTCTCCTGATTTTCCAGTTTTCCAGATGTTCAGGTTTGAGCTTCACGTGAGAATCACAGACGAGACGGGTCAACACATCCAGCACATGACCACGGCAGCGAACCCAACTGAATCCTTCCTGTTCTCTTCGTTGTTTGACGGAGACAACGGAGTGATAGTTGGAGGCTCAAATCCCCTCTCTAACTTCTGTTCTGACGTGGGCGACTCCTTCGCTGGGAAATCCACCGCTGAGGCCCTGCTGTCCACTCTACGCGCCGACGACCTGTGCTGTGGACTAGTGGATGATTTTGTCTCTGGCAAAGAAGACGGCATCTTTCTAGGACACCAATCCACTTGGAAAATGGGCTTCCCTGGCGACTGGAACATCTTTGTATCAAGCAGCGACAGCTCAAACGACGGCTGCCATAGAAGTAGTGAGAAAGTCTTTAAACAGGAAAATTCAGAAGAGGAGAAAAGTTTTCACTGGAGTAGCGAAGAAGACCAGAACATAGTCGAATTTGACAGTGAGGAAAGTAAGGCGCTTTGGGAGTCTCTGTCAAAATCTAGTGATCCTTACAACCCCTTCTTTTTCTCTGCATGCATTTCAACAAACACCAACATGGGGAAAACTAAAGACAAAGGGATGGACAGTGATGCTGGCCTCATGTCAGCGAGCAAGGCCAGCGAGGAGATGTTGGGGCCTCAAGGCCTGAACATCTGGGTCAGTCGTTCTGACAGCGAGAGCAGCTGGAGCAGCTGGGCCAGTTCGGACAGTTCGAGCCCCGACATCGACGAGGAGAGCGAGAGGCTCTTGGAGTTCTTCAGCAGTCCCCAAGACCCCTACAATCCCATGTGCTTCACTGCATGCACATTCAGCAGCACCTCACCTCAAACCACCCCCGCAG
Coding sequences within it:
- the rps13 gene encoding 40S ribosomal protein S13; translation: MGRMHAPGKGLSQSALPYRRSVPTWLKLTSDDVKEQIFKLAKKGLTPSQIGVILRDSHGVAQVRFVTGNKILRILKSKGLAPDLPEDLYHLIKKAVAVRKHLERNRKDKDAKFRLILIESRIHRLARYYKTKRVLAPNWKYESSTASALVA
- the ppp1r15b gene encoding protein phosphatase 1 regulatory subunit 15B; its protein translation is MSTVVGSENGSERTAMERFGSGGMALLPWTKQMLTVLWEQLRLLVQVIYYTFMSVFQMFRFELHVRITDETGQHIQHMTTAANPTESFLFSSLFDGDNGVIVGGSNPLSNFCSDVGDSFAGKSTAEALLSTLRADDLCCGLVDDFVSGKEDGIFLGHQSTWKMGFPGDWNIFVSSSDSSNDGCHRSSEKVFKQENSEEEKSFHWSSEEDQNIVEFDSEESKALWESLSKSSDPYNPFFFSACISTNTNMGKTKDKGMDSDAGLMSASKASEEMLGPQGLNIWVSRSDSESSWSSWASSDSSSPDIDEESERLLEFFSSPQDPYNPMCFTACTFSSTSPQTTPAVSKQQASLPAPSSKSDTDTEEKESSFSPSSEDDEEEQLWKSLSQKDDPYHPLNFQACLLSSPTTTTTTTTTTTLQLGEDPDALDVHHTKNPPTKGKKCEKEAKTPQQSRATKPSLPERQLKHHSHPDKTLVPWKRPGQTPESLPEEKKESKASTTQKKVQFSPLVQVHVMRTWPFARQASRKGHWEEMARDRDRFRRRVQETEQAIGYCFTQPHREKIRAYLDGALK